From the genome of Streptomyces sp. NBC_01116, one region includes:
- the tsf gene encoding translation elongation factor Ts, with translation MANYTAADVKKLRELTGAGMMDCKKALDEADGNVDKAVEALRIKGQKGVAKREGRSAENGAVVSLISEDQTSGVLLELKCETDFVAKGEKFQAVANTLAAHVAATSPAGIEALLASEIEAGKTVQAFVDEANANLGEKIVLDRFAQFTGAYVGVYMHRTMPDLPPQIGVLVELDKADAELAKGIAQHIAAFAPKYLSREDVPAEVVEAERRVAEETTRAEGKPEAALPKIVEGRVNGFFKEATLLGQPYALDAKKSVQKVLDEAGVTLKRFSRIKVGI, from the coding sequence ATGGCGAACTACACCGCCGCTGACGTCAAGAAGCTCCGCGAGCTCACCGGCGCCGGCATGATGGACTGCAAGAAGGCGCTCGACGAGGCCGACGGCAACGTCGACAAGGCCGTCGAGGCGCTCCGTATCAAGGGTCAGAAGGGCGTCGCCAAGCGCGAGGGCCGCTCTGCCGAGAACGGTGCCGTCGTCTCCCTCATCTCCGAGGACCAGACGTCCGGCGTCCTCCTCGAGCTGAAGTGCGAGACGGACTTCGTCGCCAAGGGCGAGAAGTTCCAGGCCGTCGCCAACACCCTCGCCGCTCACGTCGCCGCGACCTCCCCGGCCGGCATCGAGGCGCTCCTCGCCTCCGAGATCGAGGCCGGCAAGACCGTCCAGGCGTTCGTCGACGAGGCCAACGCCAACCTCGGCGAGAAGATCGTGCTGGACCGCTTCGCGCAGTTCACCGGCGCCTACGTCGGTGTGTACATGCACCGCACCATGCCCGACCTGCCCCCGCAGATCGGTGTTCTGGTCGAGCTGGACAAGGCCGACGCCGAGCTGGCCAAGGGCATCGCGCAGCACATCGCCGCGTTCGCCCCGAAGTACCTGTCCCGCGAGGACGTCCCGGCCGAGGTCGTCGAGGCCGAGCGCCGCGTCGCCGAGGAGACCACGCGCGCCGAGGGCAAGCCCGAGGCCGCGCTCCCGAAGATCGTCGAGGGTCGGGTCAACGGCTTCTTCAAGGAGGCCACCCTCCTGGGCCAGCCGTACGCGCTGGACGCCAAGAAGTCGGTCCAGAAGGTCCTGGACGAGGCCGGTGTCACCCTGAAGCGCTTCTCGCGCATCAAGGTCGGCATCTGA